A single window of Loxodonta africana isolate mLoxAfr1 chromosome 10, mLoxAfr1.hap2, whole genome shotgun sequence DNA harbors:
- the LOC104845418 gene encoding zinc finger protein 11-like isoform X4 — MMETFRNLASVVSRNINDGEKLSSENRIVRFMKNDTWSFMVGEICELHGIEDQDNNQKTHVSVLPIFNRQRVIENLCVSNEDNQCGQTFSQIPNLSVLNRTPMEAYSSEFLECGQSLTDHESFKHPIRSHSGCNASQPKECGEACSCPSYLSTPVRILTGEKPYECKKFGKAFCQSSDLIHMRTHSGDRLYKCKECGKACHHSSHLTRHTSTHSGERPYQCKECGKAFSWPSNTTTHVRAHSREKPYECKECGKAFSVFSDLTKHMRIHNGERPYECKECGKAFTFSLSFTNHMRIHNGKRPYECKECGKAFCHSSHLTTCMSTHSGERPYECKECDKFFSSSSDLTKHIRIHNGEKPYECKECGKALSCSSSFTKHMRIHNGERPYECKECGKAFSWPSILTTHIRTHSGEKPYECKECGRAFSCSSSFTKHMRIHSGEKPYECKECGKSFSSSSNLTKHMRIHNGERPYRCKECGKAFRHSSDLTTHMRIHNGERPYECKECGKGFTWPSHLTAHIRTHSGERPYECKECGKSFSCSSNLTKHMRIHNGERPYECKECGKAFCHFSDLTTHMRIHSGERPYECKECGKAFSWPSHLTKHTRIHSRERPYECKECGKACRNSSHLTRHMSTHGGERPYKCKECGKAFSWPSILTTHTRTHSGEKPYECKECGKAFSCSSSFTKHMRIHSGEKPYECKECGKSFSSSSNLTKHMRIHNGERPYECKECGKAFRHSSDLTAHTRIHGGERPYECKECGKAFTWPSHLTAHIRTHSGERPYECKECGKSFSCSSNLTKHMRIHSGERPYECKECGKTFCHSSDLTTHTRFHSGERLYECKECGKAFSWPSHLTKHIRIHTGERPYECKECGKLFSCSSHLTTHMSTHSGEGPYRCKECDKAFSCSSHLTTHMSTHSGERPYECRKCGKAFRCSSYLTSHMSTHSGERPYECKVCGKAFRRSSHLTRHMRTHSGGRP, encoded by the exons atgatggaaaccttcagaaacctggcctcagtag TTTCTCGAAACATTAATGATGGAGAAAAGCTATCCAGTGAAAATAGGATAGTACGATTCATGAAAAATGACACCTGGTCCTTCATGGTAGGAGAAATCTGTGAATTGCATGGCATTGAAGATCAGGATAACAACCAGAAAACACATgtgag TGTGCTGCCTATTTTTAACAGACAGCGTGTGATAGAGAACCTCTGTGTAAGTAATGAAGACAATCAGTGTGGACAGACCTTCAGCCAGATTCCAAATCTTTCTGTGCTCAATAGAACTCCCATGGAAGCATATTCTTCTGAATTCCTTGAGTGTGGACAATCTTTGACGGATCATGAATCATTTAAGCACCCTATCAGATCTCACTCTGGATGCAATGCCTCTCAGCCTAAGGAATGTGGAGAAGCCTGCAGTTGTCCCTCTTACCTCAGCACTCCTGTGAGAATTCTTACTGGAGAGAAGCCCTATGAATGTAAGAAATTTGGGAAAGCCTTTTGTCAGTCTTCAGACCTCATACAtatgagaactcacagtggagacaggctttataaatgtaaggaatgtggcaaaGCCTGTCATCATTCCTCACACCTCACTAGACATACGAGTACAcatagtggagagaggccttatcagtgtaaggaatgtgggaaagctttcagtTGGCCATCAAATACCACTACACATGTAAGAGCTCACAGtagagagaagccttatgaatgtaaggaatgtgggaaagcctttagtgtCTTCTCAGACTTAACTAAACATATGAGAATTCACAATGgggagaggccttatgaatgtaaggaatgtggcaaaGCCTTTACTTTCTCTTTAAGCTTCACTAACCATATGAGAATTCACAATGGgaagaggccttatgaatgtaaagaatgtggcaAAGCCTTTTGTCATTCCTCACACCTCACTACATGTATGAgtactcacagtggagagaggccttatgaatgtaaggaatgtgacAAATTCTTCAGTAGCTCCTCAGACTTAACTAAACATATAAGAATTCACAATGGGGAGAagccctatgaatgtaaggaatgtggcaaaGCCTTGAGTTGCTCTTCAAGCTTCACTAAACATATGAGAATTCAtaatggagagaggccttatgaatgtaaagaatgtgggaaagcctttagttggcCATCAatcctcactacacatataagaactcacagtggagagaagccttatgaatgtaaagaatgtgggagaGCCTTTAGTTGCTCTTCAAGCTTCACTAAACATatgagaattcacagtggagagaagccttatgagtGTAAGGAATGTGGCAAATCCTTTAGTTCCTCCTCAAACTTAACTAAACATATGAGAATTCACAATGGGGAGAGGCCTTATAgatgtaaggaatgtggcaaaGCTTTTCGTCATTCCTCAGACCTCACTACACATATGAGAATTCACaatggagagaggccttatgaatgtaaggaatgtgggaaaggctTTACTTGGCCATCACACCTCACTgcccatataagaactcacagtggagagaggccttatgaatgtaaggaatgtggcaaaTCATTTAGTTGCTCCTCAAACTTAACTAAACATATGAGAATTCACAATGGGgaaaggccttatgaatgtaaggaatgtggcaaaGCCTTTTGTCATTTCTCAGACCTCACTACACATatgagaattcacagtggagagaggccttatgaatgtaaggaatgtgggaaagccttcagttGGCCGTCACACCTCACTAAACATACAAGAATTCACAgtagagagaggccttatgaatgtaaggaatgtggaaaagcctgtCGTAATTCCTCACACCTCACTAGACATATGAGTACTCatggtggagagaggccttataaatgtaaagaatgtggaaaagcctttagttGGCCATCAATCCTCACTACACAtacaagaactcacagtggagagaagccttatgagtgtaaggaatgtgggaaagcctttagttgctCTTCAAGCTTCACTAAACATatgagaattcacagtggagagaagccttatgagtGTAAGGAATGTGGCAAATCCTTTAGTTCCTCCTCAAACTTAACTAAACATATGAGAATTCACAATGgggagaggccttatgaatgtaaggaatgtggcaaaGCCTTTCGTCATTCCTCAGACCTCACTGCACATACGAGAATTCatggtggagagaggccttatgaatgtaaggaatgtgggaaagcctttacgtGGCCATCACACCTCACtgcacatataagaactcacagtggagagaggccttatgaatgtaaggaatgtggcaaaTCATTTAGTTGCTCCTCAAACTTAACTAAACATATGAGAATTCATAGTGgggagaggccttatgaatgtaaggaatgtgggaaaaccttttgTCACTCCTCAGACCTCACTACACATACGAGatttcacagtggagagaggctttatgaatgtaaggaatgtgggaaagccttcagttGGCCATCACACCTCACTAAACATATAagaattcacactggagagaggccttatgaatgtaaggaatgtggcaagTTGTTTAGTTGCTCCTCACACCTCACTACACATATGAGTACTCACAGTGGAGAGGGGCCTTATCGATGTAAAGAATGTGACAAAGCCTTTAGTTGCTCCTCACACCTCACTACACATATGAgcactcacagtggagagaggccttatgaatgtaggAAATGTGGCAAAGCCTTTAGATGCTCCTCATACTTAACTAGCCATATGAgtactcacagtggagagaggccttatgaatgtaaggtaTGTGGCAAAGCCTTTCGTCGTTCTTCACACCTCACTAGACAtatgagaactcacagtggagggAGGCCTTAA